Part of the Thermoplasmata archaeon genome is shown below.
CATCGCCTTCCACTACTACGTCCTCTTCCTCCTCGCCATCGTCCTCGCCCCCCTCGTGTACCTCCACCCCTGGTACTTCGACCTGATCCCTGCCACCGCGCTAGGCCCGGTAGATCTGCGCGAGATCATCACGGGGCTCCTCCTGCTCCTTGCCCTCTACTCGCTCGTCCGTGCCGAGCTCAAGCGCGCCACGACGTTCTACATCATCACGGACAACAAAATCATCCGGCGGGACGGGATTCTGAACCGCAACACGCAGATGATGCCGTACACGATGCTGAACCGGGTGGATCTGAACCAGAGCTTCGGTCAGCGGCTCCTGCACATCGGGACCGTGCTCGTGGACACGGGTGACGACAAGATGTCCATCGACCACGTCGCCCACCCCGAGAAGATCCAGCAGCTCCTGAGCGCGCGCATCGGACGCCGCGCCTACATCCAGCAGCGCTGACCCCGCCCCTTCCCCGATGCACGGGCGGTGGGCCGTCAGAAAGGGAGAAATAAGGACCCAAGGATACGCGTGCCGGGAGAGGGGCGCATGAAGCTTTTCGCGACGGAGCTCCGGGGGAAGACCGTCATGACTGAGGATGGGCAAATCCTCGGAATCCTCACGGACTTCATCATGGACACGAAGAGCGGGAAAATCGTCTCCATGCTCGTGACCCCGGCGGAGGGTGTCGAGCCGCGG
Proteins encoded:
- a CDS encoding PH domain-containing protein, with the translated sequence MIPVQQDHDGEQTLLTAKPTRYIAFHYYVLFLLAIVLAPLVYLHPWYFDLIPATALGPVDLREIITGLLLLLALYSLVRAELKRATTFYIITDNKIIRRDGILNRNTQMMPYTMLNRVDLNQSFGQRLLHIGTVLVDTGDDKMSIDHVAHPEKIQQLLSARIGRRAYIQQR
- a CDS encoding PRC-barrel domain-containing protein gives rise to the protein MKLFATELRGKTVMTEDGQILGILTDFIMDTKSGKIVSMLVTPAEGVEPRLFKTDAEGRLILSFKTMKAVKDVIVTQLAE